From the Chanodichthys erythropterus isolate Z2021 chromosome 9, ASM2448905v1, whole genome shotgun sequence genome, the window ttaaagttatcatcatctacagtgcataatatcatccaaagattcagagaatctggaacaatctctgtgcgtaagggtcaaggccggaaaaccatactggatgcccgtgatcaaaacattgtcggtgaacacaatccaccgagccattcgccgttgccggttaaaactctataggtcaaaaaagaagccatatctaaacatgttCCAGAAGcacaggtgttttctctgggccaaggctcatttaaaatggactgtggcaaagtggaaaactgttctgtggtcagacgaatcaaaatttgaagttctttttggaaacctggacgccatgtcatccggactatagaggacaaggacaacccaagttgttatcagcgctcagttcagaagcctgcatctctgatggtatggggttgcatgagtgcgtgtggcatgggcagcttacacatctggaaaggcaccatcaatgctgaaaggtatatccacgtcgtctctttcagggaagaccttgcattttccaacatgacaatgccagaccacatactgcatcaattacaacatcatggctgcgtagaaggaggatccaggtactgaaatggccagcctgcagtccagatctttcacctagggctgggcgatataccgcatgcgattgtcacgcacatttcgtcagtaaagccacgcaatatcgcgttcattatcgaaggcgattcatctgcgataatgaatgTGATATTGCatagcttatcagtgaactacggctctgtctattaaatgccgctccatttgaaagcaggtgatggcgatttagcggtaatcaaggaactggctttactgacgaaatgcacgtgacaatttcatgcgatatatcgcccagccctactttcacccatagaaaacatttgccgcatcataaagaggaagatgagacaaagaagacctaagacagttgagcaactagaagcctgtattagacaagaatgggacaacattcctattcctaaacttgagcaacttgtctcctcagtccccagacgtttgcagactgttataaaaagaagaggggatgtcacacagtggtaaacatggccttgtcccaacttttttgagatgtgttgatgccatgacatttaaaatcaacttatttttcccttaaaattatacattttctcagtttaaacatttgatatttcatctatgttgtattctgaataaaatattgaaatctgaaacttccacatcattgcattctgtttttattcacaatttgtacagtgtcccaacttttttggaatcaggtttgtatatatatataatatatatataaatattatataacgTATcaggacaaaataaaaaaatcatctggTCCTTGGCTGGTCTTAAAATTAGGTAAATACAACCTCAGATAAACAACAACACATGACATATCACActgtgtcattatttatttaacaaaaactagGCCAAAATGGTTAGATAGTTGCCAATCTTCCCAGGAGTGGACGTCCCAGCAAATTCACCCCAAGGTCAGACCGTGCAATGCTCAGAGAAACTGCAATAAAACCAAAAACTACCTCTCAGACTCTACAGGCCtcagttaacatgttaaattttaaaatgaaagtgaagaagtgtgaaagtgaaagtaacaTGTCatggccaagtatggtaacccatactctaaaattgtcctctgcatttaacccgtccagttagtgcacacacacattaggagtagtgagtagttaacacacacacaaacacatacacacacacactcgttcatttttgtgaattgtggggacattctataggcgtaatggtttttatattgtacaaactTTATTTACTATCCCtctacactacccctaaacctaaccaccacaggaaactgtgcacactgttactttctcacaaaaactcattctgtatgatttataatcattttgaaaagtggggacatggcgtaatgtcctcataagttacctctttttgtaatacctatgtcatacccatgtcattatacacatttgtgtcctgatatttcacaaaaaatgCGCGCGCACACCCCtctggagcagtgggcagccattttgctgTGGCGCCTGAGGAGCAATTGGGGGTTAAGtaccttgctcaagggcacctcagtcatttcctgtcGTTTCCTGCCGGTATTGAGAATCAAAACCACAACCTTTtgggttaccagtctgactGTCTAACcgttaggccacaactgccatGGTTAGAGAGTTCAAGGCCGTACAACTAGGAAAAAGACTGGACAAGTATGGCTTGTTTGGAAAGGTTGCCAGGAGAAAGCCTCTTCTCTCTAAAAAGAACATGGCAGCATGGTTTAGGTTTGCAATATTGCATCTAAATAAGACTTCTGGAACAGCGTCCTTTGGACAGATGAGACCAAAGTATTTTTGGCCATAATGTACTATGCCACATTTGGTGAAAACCAAACGTAGCACATCATCACAAACACCTCATGGCACTGTCAAGCACGGTGATGGAGGGGTGATGGGCTTGTTGTACGGCCACAGGACCTGGGCACCTCGCAGTCATTGAGTCGACCATGAACTCCTCCAAAGAATTCTAGAGTCAAATGTGAGGCGATCTGTCCGACAGCTAAAGCTTGGCCGAAATTGGGCCATGCAACAGGACAATGATCCCAAGAACACCAGCAAGTCTAGAACAGAATGgctaaaaagaaaagaatcaaGATGTTGCAATAAGCCATTCAAAGTCCAGACCTCAACCTGATTGAAATGCTGTGGCGGGACCTTGCGAGAGCTGTGCATGAACAAAGAGTGGGCCAAAATTCATCTGACTGATAAAAGACGTACAGAAAACGATTACTTCAAGTTATCGCTGCTAAAGGTGGTTCTACATGCTATtgaattttgttaaataaataatgacagtgtaaTGTCATGTGTTGTTGTTCATCTGAGGTTGTATTTACCTAATTTTAAGACCAGCTAAAGActagatgattttttttattgtgtcctCTGATATGTAAAACCATAGAACTCAAAAGGGTGGACATTCTTTTTCTGTATAtctactgtgtgtatatatatatatatatatatatatattttatatataatatatattctcTGTTGTCCCTGAGCAATACTTTTAACTTTAGATTATTCCAGATCTTAGTTTAGCTTGCTCTTTATGGAAATCATTTACTAAATAGCCGTTAACTATTACACCACCgcacaaaaacattttgttaattATAAATTCCTGTTTTCCATTAGTTGTCAGAGTTGTTCCATAACAAATTCTTCATGCTAATGGTTGTGTTCCCATAGATCTAATCCCATAATCTCATTGTGGATTCAGcactcaccacacacacacagatcccCAGAAAAATATGAGCTCACACAAGAGACCTGTCCGGGCTCGGCCCGATTCTGACACCAGTTCCTCCGTGGCCCGTGACCCGACCGCGGCAGCTGCAGAAGAGAACTCCAGTCTCCTGACCAAACTGATGGAGCTTCCCGTATCCCGTCTGTCCCGGCAACAGCTGAAAAGGCTGGAGGATCATCAGTACAGCAGTGAGGGACGCTCCCTCATGGAGCCCTTCATGCAGGGATACTGGTGTTGGCTGGTGAGCAAAGTGCCTCTCTGGATGGCTCCGAACCTCATCACTATAGTGGGACTCGCTACCAATATTGTCAGCACTCTGATACTGGCATACTACTGCCCTACTGCCACCGAACAGGTATGCATATGCTTTACTTAAATGATCACTGTTTCACTATATTCCATTATTGGTTTAAATGGATTGACTACAAATCAactcattaattttattttcaccTAGTAACAGTGGTATAATGCAGGATATCATCATATAATTCAGTTTAAAGGAGTTTAGCAGAATTTTTGGcagatattttaattattataatacatttaatataggTTTTAGTCTAATTATCAATATTTAGCAGCAATTCAGTGGTCACCATTGGGTCTTGGTCGTATTAGTTCATTTTAATATCAGTTTTAATGCAATTATGAATATGTAGTAGCTGTTACAGTAGTCACCAGTAGCATGGGGTAGTTGCTAGTTTTAATATCAGTTTATtctaattcaaaataagtaGTAATTGCAGTGGTCATTATCaggacttttttatttttaaatcagatCTAATTCTAAATATTTAGTAGCTGTTGCAGTGGTCACCATttaggacatttttttttttttatatatatatatcagttcaGTCCACTTATGAATATGTAGTAGCTATTACAGTAGACACCATAAGAATATGGTCTTAGATCGATTTTAATCTTATTGTGATTGTTTAGTAGCTATTACAGCGGTTAGGACATGACCTTTTCGATGATTTATAATCGGTTCTATTTACAGATATTTAACTTCTGTTACAGTGGTCACCATTAGCACACTGTCctatttttttgtccttttatgTTTTAGTTTCATTAGAAATATTAAATTGTTGTAGGGGTCACCATTAGGACATGAGCTATTGAAATAGTCACCATTAGGATGTGGTCTTTTTATATCAGTTTTAGTGTAATTatgaatatttagtagtgattgCAGTAAAGTCTTGGCTTTACTCCTTACCCTGCCTCACATGTAGTCTATGAAGGCCATAATTTAGTATATTCTGAGCTCTACTGAGGAGATAATACCTGTGGTCTGTTTAAACAGTGCAATAAGATCCTGTGTATTGTCAAACAGCTTGTTCTGTCAGCTGTAACAGTCTTATGGAAAACAACCAGATTACTAAAGTCTGCAATATGACACTCTCTCTCCACGTACCATTAGTATTATTAGAGATAAAGAACAACTTCATTTTGGCAGTAAGTAAGTTGTATCTTGTACATTGGCTCACAATGCTCACATTGAAAAACATCCAAGTGGatagaaacttttttttatttaaatttagctGTCTTTTTCAGGCACCAACGTGGGCATACCTAGCCTGTGCTTTGGGTCTGTTTATTTACCAATCATTGGATGCCATAGATGGGAAACAGGCACGACGAACCAATAGCAGCACACCACTTGGCGAGCTGTTTGATCATGGCTGTGACTCCCTTTCTACAGGTCTgctcatgtttgtgtgtgcaaaTACAGTCAGATtctattataattatattataagaTATTTCTTGGCAATACTAACATCTAGACTCATtacttgtttttattattattttttaaatattgtggaAAAATAATTTTGCAGATTCTTTTCCATAAAACGGTTTTAATAGATCCAATTtcacatttttcacatttttttgaatagcgcttttcacaatacatatcattaaaaaaagctttacagaaaatgtaaTCTGTAATCAGAGGTGACACTATCAAAGTAGTGTCCATATGACAGAAATGTACAGTTCTAAGATAATACAGATCATGCATTTAGCTAACATCATGTattcatttaaagggttagttcagccaaaaatgaaaactctgtcatcatttactcaccctcatgttgttcctaacccataagacttttgttcatcttcagaacagaaatgaagatatttttaataaaaactgaGCCAGTTCTGTACTCTCcgttgacagctacgcaactaccactttgacgcttcaaaaagttcataaagagatcgtaaaattaatccatatgaattgagcgctttagtccaaattttctgaagagactcgattgttttatatgatgaacagattgaatttaggcttttattcacatataaacattgatcagcgaacataaacagaagctcaaccgaacctgcttgatgcgcgagaacaaacctcttacagaagctcaaatgtactgcataacatgagaatgaacctcattggttctcgcatgtCAAGCAAGCAttcttgagcttctgtttaccacaactgatgtgcgagttgatgaatgtttatatgtgaataaaagcctaaattaaatctgttcatcatataaagctgtcaatagagggacagaatgctgtcagatttcatcaaaaatatcttaatttgtgttccgaagatgtcGGGCGtgtaatgatgacagaatttataaTTTTTGGATTAAACCCAAACTagttggttgaactaaccctttaagtagaaACAATGAGTACATTAAGGCAATGATTGGCAGTGCCAGTATACACTGCTTTGTCTTCCATCTCAATAATTCTGTTATACAATGTtaaaggaagtttttggtcaTTGGCAAGATTTCTGTGCATCCCTAAATAGATGGGCATGTGTACATGCAATCAAAATATATGTCTTACCGAAGCCTTTATTGTtgttctctgtctttctctgaTGCAGTGTTTGTGATCCTGGGCACATGTATAGCAGTTCAGATGGGTACTCACCCTGACTGGatgtttttctgttgttttgtgggcatgttcatgttttattgtGCCCACTGGCAGACGTACGTTTCTGGAACACTGCGCTTTGGCATGTGAGTGAAATCTCTCCTTTTAATCCTAATTCATGGCTCCTGTACTTCACGTTCAGACACAGTACACAAAGATTTAGATTAGGGAGCACTGTTCACtgttaactagttgcttattggcatgcatattactagcatATTGGCTGTATATTTGTACttaaaagcacatattaatgcctttttCTGCACGACCATATCCTACATCTTTTAACTCTACCCCATACATTAACATAACCACTACAACAACTATCTTACTTATTACTAtcaataagcagtaattaggagtttattgaggggtAAACTcctagttaatagtgaaaatGTGTTCCCTAATCTAAAGAGTGTTACCCAATATTATATTCAAACGGTCTGGTCTGCTCATGGGAAATCAGCAGTTTTCAGACAGCTGCTGTACTGTTGATAAAGCActtcagaaagaaagaaaaatgctCGATCGgaataaaattattacataactaactttatttcttcttttaATCACTCTTTGCTCTCTGCTTGTGCAGAATTGATGTGACTGAGGTACAAATCTTCATTATAATCATATACTTACTGGCTGCCATTGGAGGAACAGCTTTTTGGAAATCTGTGGTAATTTAAATCAATCTTAATTCTTTCATATTTTGATCACATGATTAGAGCAAATGCTCAAGGACAAATGTGCTAAATCTATATATCATGGTCAGGAAATCTCTAGCATGCTGCATGTGTTCAGTGAAATGCAGAATCccttatattttaaacatttaaggcCCGTTCAAACAcaaagaatgataactataacgatattGGCATCCACACCAGCACTATAAGTGCAGTTTAGTTTTGTCGTCTGCCGCTTTACATGCTTGAGCTCTTTAAAGTCTGGTGGATTCTGACAgtctgtcaatgtttttatcattcatcagctggaaaaaatcattctgaaagtgattgaCGAAATGATATTGTTTCTCTCTTCTGTTATCGTTATGGTGTGAACTCtgctatttttttaatgatttttagaactattaTCTTTATTGTTACCATTATAGTtattgtccttggtgtgaacgggccttcaGAGTGAAAAAACTCATATATAATGAAGCAGGAAATTagagatttatttttaatctttcAGATCCCTGTGATAAATATCCAGGCTAAAATAATACCGGCCCTTTTCACTCTTCTGGGTGCCATTTTCTCCTGCACAAACTACTTCCGGGTTATTTTCACAGGCGGAATGGGCAAAAATGGATCCACTATTGCGGTGAGTTAAAGCTAAATTGTGTACAAAAAATGCaaaagatgaaaatgaaaaataactgCATAATGACAAACACTGTCTGTAATAATTTTctgttatttaattttaattctgttTAATTTTACAAGTAACCTgcttttttaattgaaattaaattttataattatttaaaaaaaaatagtatgtaTCAGGCATTTGCATTGTttattatacatacataatgtacactaaattaaaaaaaatcttgttacTAAATGAAGTCTAAATTAGTGGCAcaactgtttttcttttttttattagggaACAAGCGTTTTGTCTCCATCCTTTCATATAGGAGTGGTCATCACACTTGCTCTAATGATCTATAAGAAGTCATCTGTGCAGCTCTTTGAGAGACATCCCTGTCTGTACATCTTAGCGTTTGGGTGTGTTTCAGCCAAACTCACCAACAGACTGGTGGTAAGATCATGAATGACATCAGTATACTGTATTTATTTCAGCTTTGCTAAATAAGTAGTATAATAAATTGTTCCTAAAACTTATGAATTCTACTGGCAGTTTATTGGTATTACCTCTACTTGAACTTTTGCTCTTAGCTTGGTTTTTATAACTGGTAGGAAAAATTATGGCTTACATAAAATTGCAAGCATAAAATTGCAGTTAGTATGATTTTCTGCACATTTTAGCATAAATACTTGACGTTGTTGTCTGTAGTTCATATCTTTAAACATCTGTCAGACTCAAACTGCATTAGTATCAGTTAATCTAAATGTCACTAAAATCACATCTGTTTTGTTTTCCAGGTTGCTCATATGACGAAAAGTGAAATGCAGCGTAATGACCTGGCCTTCACCGGACCAGCGCTGCTGTTTCTGAATCAGTACTTCAACAGTTTCATTAATGAGTACTGTCTTCTGTGGGTCGCTCTGGTACGTTTTCCTTGCTCTTTTGAAATAAAGAGCTCAATGTAGTATGTAGACATACTTTGAGTTTCACATTGCAAAGCTACTTTTACGGTTTACTGAGACTAGTTATTAAAGGTCATGGGGTGATGTCACAACTAAAGGCACTTTAAAGACAacatgatatcaaaattgatgCTTTTTCAGTTATTACCTTGCATGTAGTGtataatatagctgtttgtgaatgtaaatggTCTGAACCCCCCAAACAACGTCTACTTTTACCCGCCCTCAAACCCTAGTTGTAACAGAGACTTGAAAGTGTTTGGTTTCTAGAAGACGCTCCACAAAGCATACCCACTTTGTACGCACTTCCAAAGTATGAGGACTTGCACTCTTAATGATACAGTAAAACTGACGCCACCATTACTGTTCGTATCTctggccctgtttccacctggtattaagatgccttttggttgattggatcacaagtagatgaggAAGACATATACCCGTTTACACTTGGTGTTTTAATCCTTTTGACCACATTGTCCTGATTTTTTCGAGGAGAGGGcctatgggtgggtaaatgtatgggttttttcagatctttcgtgtaatggacaaaataagcttgcgcaatttacatatgaatgcaCCGAAGATGATAGCAAAACATACGGGGAGCAtcagcttttgtttctgctctgatagccgAAAGACAGACCAAACGGTGAGAGAGCATTTTGCTTGGTACGTTTTtagtcttcaaaccaaacttgggtcttcagccgacaaagtttcaatcccgtctggctagtacgcttcccataatgtttacgggTTAAGTCAGTAGGCGGAGATTAGGCGGTCATTTGTGGCTGTTCCAATACATTTGACCTCATGAGTGTCTACACTATGAAAGCAGTCCGGTCAAatgcgttttcgactacctctggaaggccctgtttacacctggtattaagatgcattttggtcaattggatcacaagtggacgacgctAAAAACAGCTGCAAATAGGGTGAAAAAATGAagtgagcttgtccactttcgaccacttctaGAGGTAGTTGAAAACGCATTCTActggattgctttcatagtggaaacgctcatgtggttgaatgtgttcgaacagcaCAAAAGGCGCTtactgacctaatgcgtaaacattatgggaacttgggctgaagacc encodes:
- the cept1a gene encoding choline/ethanolaminephosphotransferase 1a, producing MSSHKRPVRARPDSDTSSSVARDPTAAAAEENSSLLTKLMELPVSRLSRQQLKRLEDHQYSSEGRSLMEPFMQGYWCWLVSKVPLWMAPNLITIVGLATNIVSTLILAYYCPTATEQAPTWAYLACALGLFIYQSLDAIDGKQARRTNSSTPLGELFDHGCDSLSTVFVILGTCIAVQMGTHPDWMFFCCFVGMFMFYCAHWQTYVSGTLRFGIIDVTEVQIFIIIIYLLAAIGGTAFWKSVIPVINIQAKIIPALFTLLGAIFSCTNYFRVIFTGGMGKNGSTIAGTSVLSPSFHIGVVITLALMIYKKSSVQLFERHPCLYILAFGCVSAKLTNRLVVAHMTKSEMQRNDLAFTGPALLFLNQYFNSFINEYCLLWVALVLSAFDLVRYCVSVCNQIATHLNIRVFSIQPPSPSRVQADSKNHH